The Salvelinus alpinus chromosome 30, SLU_Salpinus.1, whole genome shotgun sequence genomic interval ATCAAATAATTCAACAACTACCTGGCACCATTGGGTAACCACCTGGCACCATTGGGCAACTACCTGGCACCAAATGGTACAAGCCTACGCTTGTGTCAATGAATAACCTTTGACCCTAAATTAACAAGTTTTAATTCGTTTTGAAAACTGACTGGAAAAGGGGAGGGACTacttggacttgtccaataagagtgagggaaatgctgtaaattaagagaACTTTAtgttcccgtgtggctcagttggtagagcatggcgcttgcaacgccagggttgtgggttcattccccacggggggaccaggatgaatatgtatgaactttccaatttgtaagtcgctctggataagagcgtctgctaaatgacttaaatgtaaatgttaaatgtaagaAACGCCGGTTTTCCGTTTCACTTGCAACACTCTGCGGTGTACCCGAAAGAATTTACGACCCTGTGTTTTTGCTTGTCTCTCCCTACTGCCTGTCTCCAGGTTGCAGACGGCAGGCATCCCGAGTCCGGAGCCAATCATGCTGCGTAGCCACGTGCTCCTTATGAGTTTCATCGGCAAGGATGACATGTGAGTATGATCAGGCTTCGTTTCTGTTTTAACATGTCAATATTATATACCGGTTTGTTTGGTTTGTATGTCTGGCTTAAAGGTTGTTTCCTAGTTCTATGTGTAAGTTCTGGTTTTATCtagcctgtatgtatgtgtgtagtgaAGTTGTGGTCCAAATGAATTCTCTCAAGAAGGACAATAAACAATTAACTTATTCAACTGTAGTCATTGCTAATGTGATGAATTGAGAGCAAATAGGTTCAATACAGGGTTTGTTCTGGAACTTCTGGTAACTACTGTTAAGGCTATGTTTTTCTATACTTTGACTATGTCAATGTTGAACATTGTTGTTTTTGCTGCTGTGttatagcagtgtgtgtgtggtgtttgagATACATTCTACGCAGGTCTGCACACAAATCTACGTTCACTATAGCAAATTGATGAACGTGGATGCTTCTCCGGGCTTTTAAAGATCTGTTTTAATCTGTATCTCTGGTCCCAGACCTGCTCCTCTGTTGAAGAACGCTTCCCTGTCCGAGTCCAAAGCGCGTGAGCTGTACCTCCAGGTGATACACAACATGAGGGTTATGTACCAGGAGGCCCGGCTGGTCCATTCAGACCTCAGTGAGTTCAACATGCTGTAAGTTCCCTCCTGTTATCTGACGTGTGTGTGAACTAAGCTTATTAGTTATATTCATAAGGCGTTTCTTCTTCGTTATATATTCATAGAGAATCAATGGTGTTGTATCATACATTGAAATTACCATTTGAATTGAACAACAGGAAATATTACTGATTGTGCCTTTAAGTAAAAACCCTTCCATTGGTGCAATTATGGAAGTTCCGATCGCTGCAAGTGTAATTTTGTCAGATACTGGGGTTGACTAAATTCATACATTCAATTGTATTAATTTTAATATAtatcttttattatttatttttttaaattattgctTATCTTTCAAGGTACAACGACGGTGACGCCTACATCATCGACGTGTCCCAGTCTGTGGAGCACGACCACCCCCACGCTCTGGAGTTCCTGCGCAAAGACTGTACCAATGTCAATGGTACGTGTGGTCCAGGCCCGTATTCACATAGACGCCAGAGAAAGAGTTCTGATACcagatcagtttagccttttaccATCATAATACATATGGCTAGGGGGAGATCCTAGATCAGTGCTCGGTGACGTTGTCAACCAACCACAGCCTTAATGCTTGTGGGTAATAGAATATTGCATTTCCAAAGCGCAGATTCTTTATTATTTGACAAAGCGTTCTTTAGCCATAACGTTCTAATATTCTAAAAGGTTTTCGCAAACAAAACATGTATGAAAGTTCTGTTTTGTTTAATATCGTCAAATGGTGCTACATTTGATCTGAGATTGCCGTCACTCCAACCTGACATGCACGTAGTATGTGAAACGTAGAGGTTAATGTAGACAGAGGTTATAAGACAAGAGGCAGTGCATATACTAGGGAGTGTCCAGTGCCTATGGTTTCTGTTGAAGTATGAGGGTATGAGTTTGAATGAAAGGCTCCATGAGATTTGGTCCTGTGTCCCTCAAGACTTTTTCCTGAAGCGAGGTGTAGCGGCGATGACGTTGCGCGAGCTCTTTGAGTTTGTCACCGATCCCTCCATCACCAGCAGCAACATCAACCTCTACTTGGAAAAGGTAGGGGGGGGGGCATGTTTCATTTGATGTGAAGTTTGCTTATCTACACGATTGAATCATAACCGTATGCCGGTtttttgtatttgtcaaaagtcaaaagttgcACTGTGGGCGCTCAGTGCGTTTCTGGGCACGCTCAGTACTCAGCGAGCGTGGCCATTTGATATGCCTGTGTTCATAATGGCTCTCTTCTCATTGTAGGCGATGGACATTGCTTCCGAGAGGACGGCAGAGGAGAGGTCCAATCAGGATAGTGTGAATGAGGAGGTAAaggctgatttaaaaaaatatatatctattttttttttaaagatctgATAACCATGAAGGTGAAATGTTTTTTGGGCTCCTCCACGATATTCTAACGTTCTCTGTTTTGGTTTATTGTTGAACTGTGACAGGTGTTTAAGAACGCGTACATCCCACGCACGCTTACAGAAGTGAGCCACTACGAACGTGACGTGGATGCCATGACAAACATGAAAGACGACGAGTCCTCACGCAACATGCAGAATGACAACGTGAGTTGACTAAAACCCTGGTCTAACCGCTCAAACACACCATTCTGATACCAAAGTAGTCAACAACCCCCTAACTCATGGTTCACTTAAACGTATGCACAATTACAGGTTTCTCTACTTCCTGAtatttattgttacttttttcaGTAGCAATGTGACTGATCCAACCCCTACACTGTGTGATTTATTAATCTGTCTCTTCCGTGTTGATGGCTGTGATATAGATCCTCTACCAGACAGTGACGGGCCTGAAGAAGGATCTGTCTGGAGTTCAGACAGTAAGTCATACTCCATGCCACCATTTTCCCTTGTGAATTGGCAGTAAAGATTACATGTCCATTAAACAGAGGTTGATCTTTTTTTAGAGGTATGGCTTTCTGTGGTGACTGTCAACTGAAATAAACAGATTTTAATAATGGCTTCTATTGAGAATAAAGTAATGTGTGGTTGTGAATATTTTTACCATGACCCTGCATGAGTTGAGGAATGGGTAAGTATGATTGTTTATTGACTGTTGTAAATGTTTAATTGTTGACTGTTATTTTCGTCCCTCCATTTGTAGGTACCTGCCCTGCTGCAGGACTGTGATGTGGAGGAGAGCTCAAGTTCAGAGGATGAAGATGAAGATGAGGATGAAGATGAGGATGGTGGCAAAAAGGAGTCTGTGGGAGAGGAGTCTCAGATTGACAAGAAGGTATGTTTCTATTAAGGCTGTGAAGGTGAATTTGTCAAGTAATCTTGCAATATTTTACTGCGATCAGCAAATAAAAAATCTTATTGCATTGGAGgtatgaataaaaaataaataaggaAATTACAAAATTGACCACCAGAGGGAGTGAGCACCTTGTGGTTATTGTAACCCTGCAGCTGTGCCCACTACTTTTAGGTTATTACATGGCCTATACAAAACTACATCTGGAGCATGTTCTGCAAATATCCCAAACTATTTGGATTTCTTTCAGTCTGAATTTAAGTCACCTAAAATTACATCAATGTTTTAATCTAACATTCTATACCCAACCCGGTTTGTTTTAATCTAACATTCTATACCCAAACCTGTTTCTGCGTTTCTTAGGAGATGAAGAAACTGGCCAAGGAGGCCCAGAGGGAAAAGAGAAAAAACAAAACACCGAAACACGtgaagaagagaaaggagagggttTCAAAGATGAAGAAAGGCAAATGAGTAGACTCAGGAATACGCCAGACCTAAACATGAACTTTTATCCCAGTGACTTTATGAACTGATGTAAACCTCCATGCTCAACACACACAGGCCTTCAGTAACACTGTAGTGAAACTGGTGAACAGAAGTGCAGTATTAGGCCACACTAACAGACAGTGAAAAAATATGACATGTTTATTATATAAGAAGTATGTGGGGAAAAATATTGTTGACCATGTCAGGTGTCATGCACAATGCTTTTAGTGTTTTATGATAATCGCTATAGAAAAGCAGTtcaattaaatgtaaaaaataattataAATACATAAGTCTAAATGAAGTTGTACTTTACCTTGAAACATTTTACTAAAGAGGTTTCAAGGCTCTTCTATGTACAGTTACTGCAACAGCTTGCAGGGCTGTACTAAAGCTAGTCATTACGAAACCAAAATAACCACATGAAAATTGTGGCTTGCAACCAGCCAGTCCTCACATTTTATAGGGATGGAAATAATTAAATATTATTTACCTCATGTTTGTagtgtacatttttatttaacattaAGTACTTAATTTCACTTTACTAATTTTATTGTGCCCATAGGGAAAGTGTATTTCTTCTGGAAACCAATTGCCTGCATTTGAATCCAATCCAAGAcgttattttatttcacctttatttaaccaggtaggccagttgagaacaagttctcatttacaactgcgacctggccaagataaagcaaagcagtgcgacacaaacaacatagttacacgtggaataaacaaacatagtgtgcaaatgaggtaagataagggaggtaaagcaataaataagccatagtggcaaaataattacaatttagcaattaaacactggagtgatagatgtgcaagtagagatactggggtgcaaaggagcaagataaataacagtatggggatgtggtatttggatgggctatttacagatgcagtgatcagtaagctgctctgacagctggtgcttaaagttggtgagggagatatgagtctccaccttcagtgatttttgcaatttgttccagtcattggcagcagagaactggaaggaaaggcggccaaaagaggaattggctttgggtaTGACCAGTGAAACATACCTGCTGGAGgcgtgggtgttgctatggtgaccagtgagctgagataaggcagggttttacctagcaaagacttatagataacctgtagccagtgggtttggcaacgaatacgaagcaagggccagccaacgagagcatacaggtcgcagtggtgggtagtatatggggctttggtgacaaaacggatggcactgtgatagactgcatccaatttgctgagtagagtgttggaggctattttgtaaaagacatcgccgaagtcaaggatcggtaggatagtcagttttacgagggtatgtttggcagcatgagtgaaggatgctttgttgcgaaataggaagccgattccagatttaattttggattggagatgcttaatgtgagtttggaaagagagtttacagtctaaccagacacctaggtatttgtagatgtccacatattctaagtcagaaccatccagagtagtgatgctgaacgggcaggcaggtgctggtagcatgcatttagttttacttgcatttaagagcagttggaggccacggaaggagagttatatggcattgaagctcgtctgaagGTTAGTTAAcattgtccaaagaagggccagaagtatacagaatggtgtcgcctgcgtagaggtggatcagagaatcaccagcagcaagagtgacatcattgatgtatacagagaaaagagtcagcccgaaaactgaaccctgtggcacccccatagagactgccagaggtccggacaacaggccctccgatttgacacactgaactctgtctgagaagtagttggtgaaccaggcgaggaagtcatttgagaaaccaaggctgttgagtctgccgataagaatgtggtgagtACACagacgaaagccttggccaggtctatgaatacagctgcacagtattgtctcttatcgatggaggttatgatgtcgtttaggaccttgagcgtggctgaggtgcacccatgaccagctcgggaaccagattgcatagcggagaaggtacggtgggatttgaaatgatcggtgatctgtttgttaacttggcttttgaagaccttagaaaggcaggataggatagatataggtctgtagcagtttgggtctagagtgtctccccctttgaagagggggatgaccgcggcagctttccaatctttggggatctcagacgatacgagaggttgaacaggctagagctccttcgggatcggtgtcccttccacggggtggttgagctaacgtaggctaatgcgatttgcaagtaacaagaacatttcccaggacatagacatactgatattggcagaaagcttaaattcttgttaatctaactgcactgtccaatttacagtagctattagtgaaagaataccatgctattgtttgaggagagtgcacagttttgaacaaagttattaataaacaaattaggcatatttgggcagtcttgatagaaAATGTAACAGAAATGGGCTGgaaaatacattatggcctttctcttgcatttcaaagacggTACAAAAAAATTAGTTTTTTTtctttatcttttaccagatctattgtgttatattctcctacattaatttcacatttccacaaacttcaaagtgtttcctttcaaatggtaccaagaacatGGTACCAAGAACATgcgtatccttgcttcagggcctgagttacaggcagttagatttgggtatgtcattttaggcgatttttttttaaaggggcggatccttagaGGTTTTACTGTCTAAACATTTGTTTATGATTTCCCTATGTAGACGAAAGTAAGTAAAGCTCTTTAAAACTGAGTCAACCTTATTGATTAAATGGTCTGTTCGTCAGCACCTGAGGCTAAAATGTTTCTCGACACTGTTACATGCAGCTCTGTCTCCATacgagtaccacagtatgagtcataatacctatcgatcaaacaaaaaaaaatggttccaatcgtttttccaccagtAAAATCCCCTAGCGGGAAAAATGACTAACACTTAAAataaagggctgtgttttgtgtaggcttaccctggcgtgacgttttgataactgtaAATCtatctcggacaaggtgacttaatatattcgcctgtatttaccccccctccccccaaaatgaAACGCTAATATGGCTATcgcaaataaatacaaatgccatgatgaccTGGACAAGACTGCCGCATCGAGGAAAAGGGTAAATATCTCTAGTTCTTGCAACGGTAACTAAatttagtaataaataaattggctacatttctttttaaaaaattgacaattctgtgaactatcttgggcaagttttaaattgacacaatacgtGTTAGCAAatgtgtcagctagagatgaggTGCAGGAGCTAGCAGAGATTTGTAGTCTtacatgatgtctactttgatgctgaGTAGCATTTTCAAATAaagctgaatatattgataaaaacCACTGTCTTGTCTTAGaattacatggttatcaaaacgtcatgccaggATAAGCCTACACAGCCCTTAAATTTTCCAACATAGGGAATTTTTAGGAACACTTATgttggaaaaacaattggaaccatttcgcTGTTTGACCGCtagtttatttatatatttttgggggtcaAATTGAAATTTCAAGCAGTGCATATCAATGGATccatgtaaataaataaaaccatTTATTTCCTTATCTCAAACAAGTTATATTCCAgtacatgtgtgatttaaaatGACACAGTAAAAAAAAGTATTGATATTTGTTTTGTTGGTGCGCTGAACACTCCTCACATGGCAGTCCATAGAGAGGAGGCTGGATGGCATGCTTTGGGCGGAgctaaggcacatgacagacatGAGACCATAGGCCCTAGTCCCTTCTCCCAGGTCCTCTTCTTCCATCCTTTTAGATCACATTGAAGGGTAGCCAGGAAAAGGGGCTAGATTAGGCAATAAACTGTGTACGCATTACTTAAAACTGGGGTCTGCCAAACGTTTTGACACACCCTGCAATGTTGCATTGTGGGGGATCCAAAAGAAAACTGATTTCAAGATGGCGGTCTCTGGGGGGAGTCAGCTCTTGGCCTGTTTCCTTTTCAGCACCAGCTCAGCCAAAAGTTTGTAACGGATCATACACTCCTCCTGAAAAACAGTATAGGTCCATCACCATCCAAAATTAAATCATGTTTATCATCTCAGCTATTCATGACAATTTAAGTTAGGTTATTTCCATATTATTCTACCTACCTACATCTAACACTCATCGAAATTGCTTCAGGTTTCAGGAAAGTATTTCAATTATAAATAAGTGTACAAAAAAGCTGACAGATCATGTCAATTACCACAGACAATATAGATTAGGCAAACTGTACACACGACTTAAACTGGGGTCGGGCCAAACATTTTGACACACTCGTGCAATGTTGCATTGTGGGGGGTAATCTCTCACCTTTCTCTTCCCCGGGACCACCTTGGCAATCCAGTCCCAGCGTTCCGTGGTGCCTCGCGGGTACTGCTGTAGGGCCAGCTCCAGAAGCTTCTGCTGGTTCTGGGTCCAGACGTCATCAGTCGCCTTCTCCTTGGACGGTTGTGGGACTGAAGAGGGGGGAGGACTCTGCTCCTCCCCGCTGTCCTCGGCTGCAGCTGAGTCAAAGtccctctgtctgtgtccctTGGCATCACCCCCAATCTTTTTACCTCTCCTCCTGACACCACCTGATTGGATGCCCTCTTCTTCATCCCCTCCGCCGCTGTGTTCTGTCCCCTCTGCCGTGGCTGCTGCCGGAGGCTGGGGGTCTTCACGCTGGGTCATGAGGCTGTCAGGTACGGCTCCGGCCCCAGCTTTGGAGCCCTTTCCTGGGAGAGCGCTGCTGCCCTGGGCCTTGAGCTCCGAGAGCTTCACCAGCCCTgcatcagagagaaagaggtacaAGTTAAGATGCTGATGAATAAAGTATTCAATAAAAAAAAGGGGACATTTTTCTAAACGCAACAAAAACGAAATAGTGCAGTTGTCAGCACTCATTTCAGAACCAGTTTAAACTGGAACGGCTATATTCCCGAACATCATACCCTCGTCTCCTCATGGACATCTATAATACAAATGCTTCAGTATTGGGAGTAATATCATGGATTCAGCTGTATACGTTACatttatatctctctctttatatctcttATCTCGTTACATTGCATGATTGTAgaagaaataaaaaaaatgtgccGTGCATGATAAGGCAAAAACTGAACAATAAAGTGGTCCTTCGCAGGTTACTGCAAAGGTCAAAAGCGTTAAAGTGAAAAGAAACTGACTTACCTGATGTGTTGGTTTGACCATCTTTAACTTGTTTGACTTTTGCAGTAACCTGCAAAGGATCACAAGATTTGGAATTTTTCTTTGACAAGCTACTATTCTCCTAAATTTCTAAACACAAAATGTTAATTTTGCTATATATTTTTCTAAGACTGACAAAACATTCACATTCCCTCCATTTAAGTCTAGAGTTTTCCATGCACCACCCATTCCCAATGTATACTCACATCGGTCACCGATCTTCCTAGTTCGTGGGCGATTTTCTCCCAGCGTCCAGGTGTTCCCCCAGGGAACTTGGCCATACTCCTTGTCAGAAGAGTGATGTCCTCTTCTGACCACTCCGGAGCCTGAGGAAACAAATAACATTAGATCAAAGACCAGGCCATTTTGGCTTAAGGCTGCAAAATTCCAGA includes:
- the riok1 gene encoding serine/threonine-protein kinase RIO1, producing the protein MSMAQIVPGQFDDADESNSVAITQPAEEMLAVEGQVSGVSLDTQYHDLCEYDDEEEEEEDDDDWDWDETGDLTKRYMANRTGMNHQANKQNLSNKSQKLSTPTDKALRKFEHKINLDKLNYADSVINKVTVMQKQQNADTFRVKDKSDRATVEQVLDPRTRMILFKMLSRGVISEINGCISTGKEANVYHATTANGESRAIKIYKTSILLFKDRDKYVSGEFRFRHGYCKGNPRKMVRTWAEKEMRNLIRLQTAGIPSPEPIMLRSHVLLMSFIGKDDIPAPLLKNASLSESKARELYLQVIHNMRVMYQEARLVHSDLSEFNMLYNDGDAYIIDVSQSVEHDHPHALEFLRKDCTNVNDFFLKRGVAAMTLRELFEFVTDPSITSSNINLYLEKAMDIASERTAEERSNQDSVNEEVFKNAYIPRTLTEVSHYERDVDAMTNMKDDESSRNMQNDNILYQTVTGLKKDLSGVQTVPALLQDCDVEESSSSEDEDEDEDEDEDGGKKESVGEESQIDKKEMKKLAKEAQREKRKNKTPKHVKKRKERVSKMKKGK